In Lactobacillus xylocopicola, the genomic stretch AGAAATCGAAAAATTTGCAGACCAATTCAATGCCAACCCTAAAAATCAAGTTATTGCCCGCGCCGCTCAAAAGAGTGGCGTACAGGCCGCCGCATATAACGAGCGGGTGCAAGCTGAATTAAATCGGGTTTTTTCAACTGAACTAGACACTGAAAACGTTACTAACCAGCGCCAATCGGGGCGCTGCTGGGAGTTTGCGACACTCAATATTTTGCGCCATAACTTTGGCAAGCAGCACCACGTTAAGAACTTCACCTTCTCGCAAAGCTACAACTTCTTCTGGGACAAGATTGAACGCGCAAATATTTTTTATGAGAACATTCTAGCTACTGCTGACCAGGCACTAGACTCCCGTACCGTTAAGGCTTACCTTGAAGATGCGGGAGCAGACGGCGGACAATTTCACATGGCCGCTGCCCTAATAGCAAAATATGGGGTAGTACCATCTTATGCCATGCCGGAGAATGCTAACACCAACAATACTCATGCCTTTGCCAAGACACTTGGCGACAAGCTGAGAAAAGATGCCCTAGTGCTGCGCGCGTTAAAGCAAAAAGGTCAGGAAGATCAACTTGCCAAAGTACGCGAGCAACTCTTGAGTGAAGTGTACCAAATGACGGCTATTGCAGTCGGTGAGCCGCCCCGGAAGTTTGATCTCGAATACCGCGACGACGACAAAAACTACCACTTGGACAAGGACTTGACACCACTCGAGTTCTTGCACAAGTATATGGGCGACGTTGACTTCGATGACTACGTTGTCCTAACTAACGCGCCCGACCATGAATATAACAAACTGTATGCTTTACCCTTTGAAGACAATGTAGCAGGATCTTATCGTATCAAGTTTCTCAACGTACCAATGGAATATCTCGAATCAGCATCCGTTAGTCAATTAAAAGACGGCGAAGCCGTCTGGTTTGGCAATGAAGTTGGTGCCCAAAGCGACCGCCAGCAGGGTTACCTCAACAGCGACCTGTACCAGTACACTGACTTATATGGGGTTGACCTCAAAATGTCTAAGGGTGACCGACTACGTACCGGAGCTGGAGCTTCCACTCATGCCATGACCATTGTGGGGGTTGACGAAGACCAGGGCCACATCCGCCAATGGAAAGTGGAAAATTCCTGGGGTGAAAAGAACGGCGACAAGGGCTTCTTTGTCATGAATAACGACTGGTTCAGAGACTATACTTATGAAGTAGTTGTCCACAAGAAGTACCTAACCCCCGACCAAGTCGCCTTGGCAGAAGGCCCAGTAACCGACCTACCCGCCTGGGATTCACTTGCCTAGTAATAAATTAAGATGCAAACAAAAAACGAGATTCACAAGAATCTCGTTTTTTAGTTAGTTCGCATGAGCAGTTCATCAAACCGCTGGAAAAATTTTTCTTTATCAGCCTTGGTTACTAGGGTAAGCTCGCGACCATTTGGATCATCAACCAACCGGCCAGCAGCCAAGCCAGCGGTAATTACCTTGACCCGGTGCTGCTCTACCCGCGCAACAACTTCTGGATAAAGTGCACTAATAGTCGTCAAAACATCCCAGAAGTACAGCTGAGCGGTTTGAATCGGTGGATTAACCAAGAGACTGTAAGCTTGCCCCACTAAGTCAATGGCTGGGTACTTGCGCAGGCGAGCCCAATGCATTCTGAGTTCATCGGTTAAGGGTAATTCCTCGCTACTTTCAAGTCCCACCACCTGCATTGGAATAGCCGAGTCTAAAACGCGAGCAACGGCATCTGGGTCCCAGAAGGCATTCCATTCCTGGCTGCCGTCGGCATTGACCTGAACCACATTGCCATGGCCATTAAGTGACCCACCCATCCAATAAAGTCGAGCAATTTTAGTTTCAATTGCCGGACTGGCATCAAGTGCTCGGGCTAGATCAGTTAAAGGTCCGGTCATCACCAAAGTTACTGGCGCGCTCGCCTGTTCAAGCTTGGCTATCATATCTAAGTGCGCCGGCTGCTGCGCCTGCTTAGTGACCACTTTACCGGCTTCATTTAACATTGGCAGGTAGTTGAAGGAATATGAGGCCGTCCGCCACTCTGCTGGAAACTGATTGACGGCGCGAGAAGTTGACCTGGCAACTTCTAACTTGTCACCACGTAAGTTGAAACGGTCGGTCAGCTTTTGACAA encodes the following:
- a CDS encoding C1 family peptidase — encoded protein: MGHQVTVQEIEKFADQFNANPKNQVIARAAQKSGVQAAAYNERVQAELNRVFSTELDTENVTNQRQSGRCWEFATLNILRHNFGKQHHVKNFTFSQSYNFFWDKIERANIFYENILATADQALDSRTVKAYLEDAGADGGQFHMAAALIAKYGVVPSYAMPENANTNNTHAFAKTLGDKLRKDALVLRALKQKGQEDQLAKVREQLLSEVYQMTAIAVGEPPRKFDLEYRDDDKNYHLDKDLTPLEFLHKYMGDVDFDDYVVLTNAPDHEYNKLYALPFEDNVAGSYRIKFLNVPMEYLESASVSQLKDGEAVWFGNEVGAQSDRQQGYLNSDLYQYTDLYGVDLKMSKGDRLRTGAGASTHAMTIVGVDEDQGHIRQWKVENSWGEKNGDKGFFVMNNDWFRDYTYEVVVHKKYLTPDQVALAEGPVTDLPAWDSLA
- a CDS encoding nucleoside hydrolase; amino-acid sequence: MKEIYFNHDGNIDDLVSYLLFLQAPNIKLLGVSAIDADGYVDPAVAVCQKLTDRFNLRGDKLEVARSTSRAVNQFPAEWRTASYSFNYLPMLNEAGKVVTKQAQQPAHLDMIAKLEQASAPVTLVMTGPLTDLARALDASPAIETKIARLYWMGGSLNGHGNVVQVNADGSQEWNAFWDPDAVARVLDSAIPMQVVGLESSEELPLTDELRMHWARLRKYPAIDLVGQAYSLLVNPPIQTAQLYFWDVLTTISALYPEVVARVEQHRVKVITAGLAAGRLVDDPNGRELTLVTKADKEKFFQRFDELLMRTN